CGCCGTGCATGGGGTCTCCCAGGACGGCATCCCCTACCTTCTGGTGCGGCCAGATCAGCTTGTCGAGACGCTGCGCCGCCTGCGCGACGATCTCGACTACGTGCGCTGGCTGGATGTGACGGCGGTGGACGAGCCGAACGTCGAGCCGCGCTTCGAGTTGCAGTACCTGCTCTATTCGATGGTGGACCGCCGCTGGGTCCGTATCAAGACGCAGACGGACGACGCCGTGCCAACGGTCACCGAGGTCTTCCCGGGAGCCGACTGGTACGAGCGCGAGGTTTTCGACCTCTTCGGGATCACCTTCGAGGGGCACCCGAACCTGACGCGCCTGATGATGCCGGACGACTGGGAAGGTCACCCCCTGCGCCGTGACTACCCGATAGGCGGCGAGCAGGTCGATTTCACCGTCACCCGTGAGGTCTACGGGACCGGCGGCGGCAACGAGCTGCGAGGCTGACGATGGCAATCGAAGCGCGGCGCACGAGCAACACGCTGCACATCAACATGGGGCCGCAGCACCCCAGCACCCATGGCGTGCTGCGCCTGGAGCTGGAGCTGGACGGCGAGGTCGTCGTCTCGTGCAAGCCGGTCATCGGCTACCTGCACACCGGCATCGAGAAGACGTTCGAGGCGAAATCGTACCTGCACGGCCTGACGCTCACGGATCGGATGGACTACCTCAATCCGATGGGCAACAACCTGGCCTACTGCCTCAGCATCGAGAAGCTGTTCGACTGCGAGATCCCCGAGCGGGCGACGGTCGGTCGGGTGCTGCTGGCCGAGCTGACGCGGATCAACTCGCACCTCGTGTTCGTCGGAACGGCCGGCTTCGACCTGGGGGCGAGCTCGGTCTTCCTCTACTGCCTCCGCGAGCGCGAGAAGCTGCTGGATCTCTTCGAGTGGCTGACCGGCCAGCGGATGATGACCAGCTTCATTCGGCCGGGCGGCCTCGCCTCGGACTTCGAGCCGGAGTGGCTGACGGCCTGCGAGGCGTTCCTGGACGAGATGCCGAAGAACATCGACGAGTACGAGTCGCTGTTGACCAACAATCCGCTCTTCAAGGAGCGGATGATCGGCGTCGGCATCCTCAAGCCGGAGGACGCGATTGCCTGGGGCGTCAGCGGACCGCCGCTGCGGGCGTCAGGTGTCGCGCAGGACTTGCGGAAGACAAACCCGTACCTGGGCTACGAGACCTACGACTTCGACGCTATCGTGGCGGACGGCGGCGACTGCTACTCCCGCTACAAGGTGCGGGTGGCCGAGCTGCGC
This genomic stretch from Chloroflexota bacterium harbors:
- the nuoD gene encoding NADH dehydrogenase (quinone) subunit D — encoded protein: MAIEARRTSNTLHINMGPQHPSTHGVLRLELELDGEVVVSCKPVIGYLHTGIEKTFEAKSYLHGLTLTDRMDYLNPMGNNLAYCLSIEKLFDCEIPERATVGRVLLAELTRINSHLVFVGTAGFDLGASSVFLYCLREREKLLDLFEWLTGQRMMTSFIRPGGLASDFEPEWLTACEAFLDEMPKNIDEYESLLTNNPLFKERMIGVGILKPEDAIAWGVSGPPLRASGVAQDLRKTNPYLGYETYDFDAIVADGGDCYSRYKVRVAELREAVKIAKQALKRMPGGSVRTSNRKVMPPPREELGTSMESLIHHFKLFTEGIKPPAGEAYVPVESPRGELGFYIVSDGSGKPVRVHERAPTFANVQAIPLMARGALVADLIAVIASMDPVMGEVDR
- a CDS encoding NADH-quinone oxidoreductase subunit C, producing MTVAEESLTEAFPDAVHGVSQDGIPYLLVRPDQLVETLRRLRDDLDYVRWLDVTAVDEPNVEPRFELQYLLYSMVDRRWVRIKTQTDDAVPTVTEVFPGADWYEREVFDLFGITFEGHPNLTRLMMPDDWEGHPLRRDYPIGGEQVDFTVTREVYGTGGGNELRG